In a genomic window of Methanosarcina horonobensis HB-1 = JCM 15518:
- a CDS encoding TIGR00725 family protein, whose product MKPQVRKQIGVIGAGACSSETRTLAEAVGKEIAKRGAVLVCGGLGGVMEAAACGAKLEGGTTIGILPGTCREDANPWVDTVILSGMGHARNALIAQSSDALIAVSGEYGTLSEIALGLKMGKPVFVLDCKWEIEGTQRVKSPQEAVELAFALIEGR is encoded by the coding sequence GTGAAACCGCAAGTAAGAAAGCAGATAGGGGTCATAGGAGCCGGAGCATGCAGCAGTGAGACCAGAACTCTTGCCGAAGCTGTGGGAAAAGAGATTGCAAAAAGGGGAGCTGTCCTTGTCTGCGGAGGCCTTGGGGGGGTAATGGAAGCTGCAGCCTGTGGAGCAAAACTGGAAGGTGGAACGACCATAGGAATTTTGCCAGGGACATGCAGAGAGGATGCAAATCCGTGGGTGGATACGGTCATTCTCAGCGGAATGGGGCATGCCAGAAATGCTCTTATAGCCCAGTCTTCGGATGCTCTGATTGCAGTTTCCGGAGAATACGGGACGCTTTCGGAAATCGCTCTTGGGTTAAAAATGGGAAAGCCTGTGTTTGTTCTTGACTGTAAATGGGAAATAGAAGGTACACAAAGGGTAAAAAGTCCGCAGGAAGCTGTAGAACTTGCTTTTGCGCTTATTGAAGGTCGATAA
- a CDS encoding DUF367 family protein, translated as MNPTKSRDIPLYIYHAGQCDPKKCTGRKMARFELARLYDKISKLPRSAILLDPMAEKALSPADDPKKGIIVLDCSWEEVERVFPELEKLNLEHRALPYMLAGNPVNFGRPFKLNSAEAFAAALYILGYKEQAEKVMSKFNWGHSFLELNREPLEEYATAKNSTEIVEIQSHYI; from the coding sequence ATGAATCCGACAAAGAGCCGGGATATTCCCCTTTACATCTACCATGCCGGGCAGTGTGACCCGAAAAAGTGCACAGGAAGAAAAATGGCACGTTTTGAACTTGCCCGTCTTTACGATAAGATCTCAAAGCTGCCCAGATCAGCAATTTTGCTCGACCCTATGGCAGAAAAGGCTCTCTCACCAGCTGATGACCCCAAAAAAGGAATTATTGTGCTCGACTGTTCCTGGGAAGAAGTAGAGAGGGTTTTTCCTGAGCTGGAAAAGCTGAATCTGGAACACAGAGCCCTTCCTTACATGCTTGCAGGCAATCCGGTGAACTTCGGAAGGCCTTTTAAACTAAACTCTGCAGAAGCTTTTGCAGCAGCACTGTACATCTTAGGTTACAAAGAGCAGGCTGAAAAAGTCATGTCCAAATTTAACTGGGGGCACAGCTTTCTTGAATTGAACAGGGAGCCTCTTGAGGAATACGCAACCGCAAAAAACAGTACTGAAATTGTGGAAATCCAGAGCCATTATATCTGA
- a CDS encoding PGF-pre-PGF domain-containing protein, whose translation MFYVFASFILDLPRSVIEFRVSKSWIEENNIDISTIVLKRSHDRSWTSFATEITGEDEGYLFFEAEARTSPGMHLWKQK comes from the coding sequence ATGTTTTACGTCTTTGCGTCTTTTATACTCGATCTCCCCAGATCTGTTATAGAATTCAGAGTTTCAAAATCCTGGATTGAAGAAAATAACATAGATATCTCCACGATCGTCCTGAAAAGGTCTCATGACAGATCCTGGACTTCATTTGCAACGGAGATAACCGGAGAAGATGAGGGATACTTATTCTTTGAGGCTGAAGCTCGGACTTCTCCAGGTATGCATTTATGGAAACAAAAATGA
- a CDS encoding HdeD family acid-resistance protein, translating to MEQPVEVTEQPVDAESEVGYEPLEAPWWVVFLEGVIAILVGLFLIYSPAVTTIFLVQILGIFWLAGGILSVLGAFIFSGSRLWKLLGGVLSIIAGILILTYPIYSPLVVLTLFVIFIGVWAIITGAVRLIGGLKGEGWGTGILGILTIILGLLLLTNTLAGALALPWVFGFFLIIGGIGAVIGGLRMRT from the coding sequence ATGGAACAACCAGTTGAGGTTACTGAACAACCAGTTGATGCTGAGAGCGAGGTAGGGTATGAACCGCTGGAGGCACCCTGGTGGGTAGTTTTTCTGGAGGGAGTTATCGCTATTCTTGTTGGCTTATTCTTGATATACAGCCCTGCAGTAACAACTATCTTTCTCGTCCAGATCCTGGGCATTTTCTGGCTGGCAGGAGGAATTCTTTCCGTTCTGGGGGCGTTTATATTTTCGGGGAGTCGATTATGGAAACTGCTTGGAGGTGTCCTGTCCATTATTGCAGGAATCCTCATACTGACTTATCCTATTTACAGTCCTTTAGTTGTACTCACTCTCTTCGTTATTTTCATAGGAGTCTGGGCTATAATCACAGGTGCTGTAAGACTTATCGGGGGACTTAAAGGAGAAGGATGGGGTACGGGAATCCTTGGTATCCTTACTATAATCCTCGGTCTTCTCCTTCTAACCAACACTCTGGCAGGAGCCCTTGCTCTACCGTGGGTATTCGGTTTTTTCCTCATTATCGGGGGCATTGGAGCAGTCATCGGGGGACTGAGAATGAGAACCTGA
- a CDS encoding MFS transporter, whose product MFILVIDTTIMNVSISALIEEFNTNVATVQAAITLYALVMASFMITGGKIGDIIGRKKAFRIGLVIYGTGSLLTSISPTMAVLFIGWSILEGFGATLVMPAIQTLVTSNYSGKDRALAYGIIGGIVAGAIALGPIIGGWLTTWYTWRLAFAGEVVIVIIVLLLSRYILDAPLETEEKPRLDVVGTILSALGMGLIVFGILLAGTYGWWKARQPFYIGGIEISPFGLSPTPVFILAGIIILLCFALWERHVITRGKMPLIRLDVLRDRGVTSGIFVQMVQTLLFGGFLFSMALFFQIALGLNAMQTGFLYLPLSIPLLIASLAASRLSARIAPKLIIQIGLLVLIAGLLLAIATINVEVKGLGLLTGFALIGIGGGVIASQVMNLVLSQVVPERTSETAALMSASQNLGMSIGTALMGSLVIAGLVVGATAFIDDSAVIPEDLKPSVVSAVEENARFLSDEELQAVLKDAPPDLTQEILRINETARIHGIRASLWGLVIFAIFGMIVSIFLPPEILVSKEE is encoded by the coding sequence ATGTTTATTCTCGTTATTGACACGACAATTATGAATGTTTCAATTTCGGCACTTATCGAGGAATTTAATACGAATGTTGCCACTGTCCAGGCTGCCATTACACTCTATGCCCTTGTAATGGCGTCATTTATGATCACAGGAGGAAAGATCGGAGATATTATTGGCAGAAAAAAAGCATTCAGGATAGGGCTGGTCATCTACGGTACCGGTTCTCTCCTGACATCAATCAGCCCGACAATGGCTGTACTATTTATAGGCTGGTCGATCCTTGAAGGGTTTGGGGCAACCCTTGTCATGCCTGCTATCCAGACGCTTGTAACCTCAAATTATAGTGGAAAGGACCGTGCCCTTGCTTACGGCATAATAGGAGGAATTGTTGCAGGCGCAATTGCCCTCGGGCCCATTATAGGAGGCTGGCTGACAACCTGGTACACCTGGAGGCTAGCCTTTGCCGGGGAAGTGGTGATCGTGATTATTGTTCTGCTGTTAAGCCGGTATATCCTTGATGCGCCTCTTGAGACTGAAGAAAAACCCAGGCTGGATGTAGTCGGCACGATACTCTCTGCACTTGGGATGGGACTTATTGTTTTTGGCATACTACTGGCAGGGACCTATGGCTGGTGGAAGGCACGTCAACCCTTTTACATAGGAGGAATTGAAATTTCCCCGTTCGGCCTTTCTCCTACTCCGGTGTTTATTTTAGCAGGAATCATTATCCTGCTGTGCTTTGCTCTCTGGGAACGTCATGTCATTACCCGGGGGAAGATGCCACTGATAAGGCTCGACGTGCTCAGGGACCGCGGAGTTACCTCAGGCATTTTTGTCCAGATGGTTCAGACCCTTCTTTTTGGAGGCTTTCTATTCAGCATGGCTCTCTTCTTTCAGATCGCACTGGGCCTCAACGCGATGCAGACAGGCTTTCTCTACCTCCCTCTATCCATACCGCTTTTAATTGCTTCGCTTGCAGCATCCCGGTTATCTGCCCGCATAGCTCCAAAGCTCATTATCCAGATTGGGCTACTCGTACTTATTGCAGGGCTCTTGCTGGCTATCGCAACCATTAATGTAGAGGTTAAAGGGCTTGGCCTGCTGACCGGGTTTGCCTTAATAGGTATAGGTGGAGGAGTTATAGCTTCCCAGGTAATGAATCTCGTCCTTTCCCAGGTGGTTCCTGAAAGAACAAGCGAGACAGCTGCCCTTATGAGTGCTTCCCAGAACCTGGGCATGTCTATCGGGACTGCCCTGATGGGCTCCCTTGTTATTGCGGGACTGGTTGTAGGAGCCACTGCCTTCATCGATGACAGTGCTGTTATTCCGGAAGATCTCAAACCCTCGGTGGTATCAGCAGTAGAGGAGAATGCCCGTTTTTTGAGCGATGAGGAACTGCAGGCTGTCCTGAAAGATGCCCCTCCTGACCTTACACAGGAGATCTTGAGGATCAACGAAACCGCCCGCATTCATGGAATAAGAGCTTCCCTCTGGGGGCTGGTGATTTTTGCAATATTCGGCATGATAGTCTCGATCTTCCTGCCGCCTGAAATTCTGGTCTCTAAAGAAGAATGA
- a CDS encoding polyphosphate kinase 2 family protein has protein sequence MATRTEDRADRIEELLDILRVPPGKKIDLRKDYDPGFTGKWMKKEEAEKTLAEGIQILAGMQDKLWAQNQYAVLMILQALDAAGKDGTIKHVMSGVNPQGVDVHSFKGPSSEELDHDYLWRNFKALPSRGRIGIFNRSYYEEVLVVRVHPEFLASQQLPPALKDERIWRRRFEEINNFEKYLVDNGIIVVKIFLYVSKEAQKERFLERAMMPEKNWKFSAADMKERAFWDDYIDAYEDMFNHTSTEWAPWHIVPADHKWFTRLAVAAVLYNTMENLNLAYPTISEQQKQALLVAKKELENEDGGSKDKSVVKAKAKEAAYPEILDASEVTRDETKKRDRKKGKKNR, from the coding sequence ATGGCAACCAGAACTGAAGATAGGGCAGACAGAATAGAAGAATTGCTGGACATCCTGAGGGTCCCGCCCGGCAAGAAAATCGACCTCAGGAAGGATTACGATCCCGGCTTCACCGGCAAATGGATGAAAAAAGAAGAGGCTGAAAAAACCCTGGCTGAAGGCATCCAGATACTTGCCGGGATGCAGGACAAGCTCTGGGCTCAGAACCAGTATGCTGTGCTCATGATCCTTCAGGCCCTCGATGCAGCCGGCAAGGACGGTACTATCAAACACGTCATGTCTGGAGTCAACCCTCAGGGGGTCGATGTCCACAGTTTCAAAGGACCTTCAAGTGAGGAACTGGATCACGATTATCTATGGCGCAACTTCAAGGCTCTGCCTTCTCGCGGCCGCATCGGAATTTTCAATCGCTCCTACTATGAAGAAGTCCTTGTCGTGCGTGTGCATCCCGAGTTCCTGGCCAGCCAGCAACTCCCGCCCGCGTTGAAAGATGAACGTATCTGGAGGCGGCGTTTCGAGGAGATCAACAATTTCGAGAAGTACCTGGTTGACAACGGTATCATTGTCGTCAAGATATTCCTCTATGTGTCCAAAGAGGCTCAGAAGGAGCGTTTCCTGGAAAGGGCGATGATGCCGGAGAAGAACTGGAAGTTCTCAGCAGCCGACATGAAAGAGAGGGCCTTCTGGGATGATTATATCGACGCTTACGAAGACATGTTCAACCACACAAGTACTGAGTGGGCTCCCTGGCACATCGTGCCTGCCGATCACAAGTGGTTTACACGTCTTGCTGTTGCGGCCGTGCTCTACAACACGATGGAGAACCTCAACCTGGCCTATCCTACTATCAGCGAACAGCAGAAACAGGCGTTGCTTGTGGCTAAGAAAGAGCTCGAGAATGAAGACGGCGGTTCGAAGGATAAATCCGTAGTAAAGGCCAAAGCGAAGGAAGCTGCCTATCCAGAAATTCTGGATGCAAGCGAGGTTACCAGGGACGAAACTAAGAAGAGAGACAGGAAAAAAGGCAAGAAGAACAGGTAA
- a CDS encoding cation-translocating P-type ATPase: MSSQSDQTTSPGPAQTASDVKWYALAPAEVANRLQVDPARGLSSAEAQQRLQQYGPNYLAEKKKEPGWQAFLRQYRDLMQIILLVAAVVNQLFTGEWGTTMVLVSLTVFNAVLGLRGEARAEASLAALASKMKNIARVRRDGEAKEIEAEGLVPGDIVLMEAGNVVPADGRLFMTATMEIEEAALTGESIATLKDTAAITRPEVPLGDRVNMAFMNTSVTRGRGEMIVTTTGMGTEMGHIANLLNKTEADKTPLQKQLDRLTMAIAALAGLAFILMVILGLRNGQALDAIFIAGVALAISAIPTGLPAVVTTMYSMGTRALAAQNAIVKRLPSVETLGSVSAICSDKTGTLTLNKMTAREFSVPGQNRYRVTGEGYSTKGQLQHSGGARIDIDAVLLPMALCADARLDGEELIGDPTEGALIVLAEKGGISVEGARHMYPRVAEVPFDSDYKFMATFHNMKNEQGKPTVRCFVKGAPDVLIERAGSYWLPDGESHPITDDNRHLALQENDRMAEAGERVMVVARRDFDPATFDPKGNLLDLVKDLTLLAMVGIVDPPRAEAKDAIAKCHSAGIQVRMITGDHAVTAAAIGDELGIEGEALTGSQFAAIPDEQLKQQLDQIGVVARVAPEDKIRLVTLLQQKKNIVSMTGDGVNDAPALKKADIGVAMGITGTEVSKGAAVMILTDDNFATIVKAIEYGRHIYNNLFNYVRFQMTQLVAFIASYLLAALFIVLGGAPFTPLVVLFLNFLITVPVAIALGFDKPAQDLMERRPRPLEQPILSPSQWVRIAFIGVLTAIATVYLESIYEAEGAATAATVGFVAFALLSIAMGLSARSETATAFNRDILHDRNQVLFYGVALLVTILATELHLLQRVLDLTPLSGRQWLICIVAAIALLLVDEVIKVFLRSRRSHSAAPPAVAVPTPA; encoded by the coding sequence ATGTCATCCCAATCCGATCAAACCACATCTCCGGGTCCGGCACAAACGGCATCGGACGTCAAATGGTATGCACTTGCGCCGGCAGAAGTTGCAAACCGCCTCCAGGTCGATCCGGCCAGGGGCCTGAGCTCGGCAGAGGCTCAGCAGCGCTTGCAGCAGTATGGCCCGAATTACCTTGCCGAGAAAAAGAAGGAACCAGGCTGGCAGGCCTTTCTGCGCCAGTACCGGGACCTCATGCAGATAATCCTGCTGGTAGCTGCAGTTGTCAACCAGCTCTTCACCGGAGAATGGGGAACCACCATGGTACTGGTGAGCCTTACTGTCTTCAATGCAGTTCTTGGTCTGCGCGGAGAGGCAAGAGCCGAGGCCAGCCTAGCGGCGCTGGCAAGCAAGATGAAGAATATTGCCCGTGTGCGCCGGGACGGCGAGGCAAAGGAGATCGAGGCTGAGGGACTGGTGCCCGGCGATATCGTGTTGATGGAGGCAGGCAACGTTGTCCCTGCAGATGGCCGTCTGTTCATGACAGCCACGATGGAGATTGAGGAGGCTGCCCTCACCGGCGAGAGCATTGCCACGCTGAAGGATACTGCTGCCATTACCAGGCCCGAGGTTCCCCTGGGAGACCGGGTGAACATGGCATTTATGAATACATCCGTCACCCGCGGCCGTGGAGAGATGATCGTCACTACCACAGGCATGGGCACCGAGATGGGACATATCGCCAACCTGCTCAATAAGACAGAGGCGGACAAGACGCCTTTGCAGAAGCAACTCGACCGGCTGACGATGGCCATTGCGGCACTGGCCGGTCTTGCCTTCATCCTGATGGTCATCCTGGGACTGCGCAATGGACAGGCGCTGGACGCCATCTTCATCGCAGGTGTAGCGCTGGCAATCTCGGCCATCCCGACCGGCCTGCCTGCTGTGGTCACCACTATGTACTCCATGGGCACGCGGGCGCTGGCAGCTCAGAATGCTATTGTTAAACGGCTTCCATCTGTGGAGACACTGGGCTCGGTCTCAGCCATCTGCTCCGACAAGACCGGCACGCTGACGCTTAACAAGATGACAGCGCGCGAGTTCAGCGTCCCTGGCCAGAACCGCTACAGAGTGACCGGCGAAGGCTACAGCACGAAGGGGCAGTTGCAGCATTCCGGAGGAGCCAGGATCGATATCGATGCAGTATTGCTGCCGATGGCTCTGTGCGCCGACGCCCGCCTTGACGGCGAAGAATTGATTGGCGACCCGACCGAAGGCGCACTTATTGTGCTGGCCGAAAAGGGTGGCATCAGTGTAGAAGGCGCTCGCCATATGTACCCGCGTGTGGCCGAAGTACCATTTGACTCCGACTATAAGTTCATGGCCACGTTCCACAATATGAAAAACGAGCAGGGAAAGCCTACGGTGCGCTGTTTCGTCAAGGGTGCGCCCGATGTGCTGATTGAACGTGCGGGTTCTTACTGGTTGCCGGATGGCGAGAGTCATCCAATCACAGACGATAATCGCCATCTGGCGCTCCAGGAAAACGACCGGATGGCCGAAGCGGGAGAGCGTGTTATGGTGGTCGCCCGCCGTGACTTCGATCCGGCTACCTTTGATCCGAAGGGCAATCTTCTCGACCTGGTGAAGGATCTCACCCTCCTGGCTATGGTCGGCATCGTCGACCCCCCTCGGGCCGAGGCAAAGGATGCCATTGCCAAATGCCACAGTGCTGGCATACAGGTGCGCATGATCACAGGCGACCATGCGGTGACTGCCGCCGCTATTGGTGACGAGCTGGGAATCGAGGGTGAGGCCTTGACAGGGTCTCAATTTGCCGCCATTCCTGATGAGCAGTTGAAGCAACAACTGGACCAGATAGGTGTGGTTGCCCGTGTGGCACCTGAGGACAAAATCCGACTGGTGACGCTGCTCCAGCAGAAGAAGAACATAGTGTCCATGACCGGAGATGGAGTCAACGATGCCCCTGCGCTAAAAAAAGCCGACATCGGCGTGGCCATGGGCATCACCGGCACCGAAGTCTCCAAAGGTGCTGCGGTGATGATCCTGACCGACGATAACTTCGCCACTATCGTTAAGGCGATAGAGTATGGCCGTCATATCTACAATAACCTGTTCAACTACGTCCGCTTCCAGATGACGCAGCTGGTGGCGTTTATCGCTTCCTACCTGCTGGCCGCACTGTTTATTGTGCTGGGAGGTGCGCCGTTTACGCCTCTCGTTGTCCTGTTTTTGAATTTCCTCATCACAGTCCCTGTAGCCATCGCGCTAGGATTCGATAAACCGGCCCAGGATCTGATGGAGAGAAGGCCAAGACCGCTGGAGCAACCCATCCTTTCTCCGTCACAATGGGTGCGTATTGCTTTCATCGGGGTCCTGACAGCTATCGCCACAGTCTATCTGGAGTCTATTTACGAGGCGGAAGGCGCGGCAACGGCGGCCACCGTGGGCTTTGTGGCTTTTGCCCTCCTCAGCATCGCCATGGGACTCAGCGCTCGCAGCGAGACTGCCACCGCTTTCAACCGGGATATTTTGCATGATCGAAACCAGGTACTCTTCTATGGTGTGGCATTGTTGGTAACTATCCTGGCTACCGAGCTTCACTTACTGCAGCGCGTCCTGGACCTGACCCCGCTGAGCGGGAGACAGTGGTTGATATGCATCGTCGCTGCCATCGCCCTACTGCTCGTTGACGAGGTTATCAAGGTCTTCCTGCGCAGCCGCCGCAGCCATAGTGCGGCACCTCCTGCTGTTGCAGTGCCAACCCCGGCATAA
- a CDS encoding rhodanese-like domain-containing protein, which produces MNKQYLSGFTILIAFLIIAPSIAVAVPETDYTISAGYQNVTPYVASEILDQKCVFILDVRTSAEYKHGHIEGAKLIPLKNVPAYDPVNLSDSQLLPNRMGELPKNKDMKVLVYCKAGNRGAAASQLIADAGYKRVYNVQGGINSWVNAGCPIVVDPTEWTASYPSSL; this is translated from the coding sequence TTGAATAAACAATACTTGTCAGGTTTTACAATTCTTATTGCGTTTCTCATAATTGCTCCTAGCATTGCAGTAGCAGTACCTGAGACTGATTATACTATTTCAGCTGGGTATCAAAATGTTACGCCCTATGTTGCTAGTGAGATACTTGATCAAAAATGTGTGTTCATTTTGGATGTTCGTACCTCTGCTGAATACAAGCACGGGCATATTGAAGGAGCAAAACTGATCCCATTAAAAAATGTGCCAGCATATGATCCTGTTAATTTATCCGATAGCCAGCTATTGCCGAATAGAATGGGTGAATTACCAAAAAATAAAGATATGAAAGTACTTGTTTATTGTAAAGCAGGAAATAGAGGTGCCGCTGCAAGCCAGTTGATAGCAGACGCGGGTTACAAAAGAGTATATAACGTTCAGGGTGGTATCAATTCATGGGTAAATGCAGGGTGTCCAATTGTAGTTGACCCTACAGAATGGACAGCCAGTTATCCTTCTAGTCTATGA
- a CDS encoding helix-turn-helix transcriptional regulator translates to MRSSLITVLLSSEKRTDLLLFLKEKPRTIEEINSELDTNSVATLPQLKRLKENGLVVQEDRVYNLSLLGKILVRRMESLVKAFRLLEDNYDYWSGVKPGGAPLVLFKLMEELMTLIPDSCQGEDASSAYREMSETFCSSKRVLLIISHHDLSYLDICAENAKKGLKVSIIFTQPVFEKFTEEFKKELDTLLLLENVEIYVLSECVNPPTIAVTDTMVLTCFCTGKNDGSENNTMVSFGEKAVYWGKETFEYFRALAKPLASAVKSGTSSRSEEQF, encoded by the coding sequence ATGAGATCTTCCCTGATCACAGTTTTATTGTCTTCCGAGAAAAGGACAGATCTGCTTCTATTCCTAAAAGAGAAGCCCAGAACCATAGAAGAAATCAACTCCGAACTTGACACCAACTCCGTTGCTACCCTGCCCCAGCTTAAAAGGCTGAAAGAAAACGGGCTCGTAGTCCAGGAGGACAGGGTATATAATCTCTCCCTTCTGGGGAAAATCCTTGTTCGAAGAATGGAATCTCTTGTAAAAGCTTTCAGGCTACTTGAGGACAATTACGATTACTGGTCAGGTGTTAAGCCAGGGGGAGCCCCACTTGTTCTTTTTAAGTTAATGGAAGAACTTATGACATTGATACCTGACAGCTGTCAGGGAGAAGATGCTTCTTCGGCATACCGGGAAATGTCTGAGACTTTTTGCAGCTCGAAACGAGTTCTCCTTATCATTTCACATCACGATCTGAGCTATCTGGACATCTGTGCGGAAAACGCAAAAAAAGGGCTGAAAGTATCGATAATATTTACCCAACCTGTATTTGAAAAGTTTACAGAAGAATTTAAAAAAGAACTTGATACCCTGCTTCTTCTCGAAAATGTTGAAATATATGTACTGAGTGAGTGTGTTAATCCCCCCACAATTGCTGTAACTGATACAATGGTTCTTACCTGCTTTTGTACCGGTAAAAATGACGGGAGTGAGAACAATACCATGGTCAGTTTTGGAGAAAAAGCCGTTTACTGGGGTAAGGAAACCTTTGAGTATTTCAGGGCACTGGCCAAACCTCTGGCGTCCGCTGTTAAATCAGGTACTTCTTCCAGATCGGAGGAGCAATTCTGA
- a CDS encoding FumA C-terminus/TtdB family hydratase beta subunit codes for MEYHLQTPLKREDIEKLNAGDIVYISGEILTARDEAHARILEMEEKGEKLPFSLEGAVIYHCGPLMQQTESDWEVVSAGPTTSGRMSKMTPPILKTHEIRAIIGKGGMKGVADALKNRCVYLAYTGGCAALAAELIKEVKTVHWLDLGMPEAVWVLRVKEFGPLIVGIDSKGKDIFTEVREKAEKVLEKLDKQN; via the coding sequence ATGGAATATCATCTGCAGACCCCGCTGAAGAGAGAGGACATTGAGAAACTCAATGCCGGAGATATTGTTTATATCTCAGGAGAAATCCTGACAGCCAGGGATGAAGCCCACGCCAGGATTCTTGAGATGGAAGAAAAAGGAGAAAAACTTCCTTTCTCTCTTGAAGGGGCAGTTATCTATCACTGCGGCCCCCTTATGCAGCAGACCGAATCCGACTGGGAAGTAGTATCAGCAGGCCCCACAACCAGTGGCAGAATGTCAAAAATGACTCCTCCTATCCTGAAAACCCATGAAATTCGGGCAATTATTGGAAAAGGCGGAATGAAAGGTGTTGCAGATGCATTGAAAAACAGGTGCGTCTACCTTGCATATACAGGAGGCTGCGCAGCCCTTGCCGCAGAATTAATCAAAGAGGTAAAAACTGTCCACTGGCTTGACCTTGGAATGCCTGAAGCTGTCTGGGTGCTCAGGGTTAAGGAGTTCGGGCCGCTAATTGTAGGGATTGATTCAAAAGGAAAAGATATTTTTACAGAGGTAAGAGAAAAAGCTGAAAAAGTGCTTGAAAAGCTGGATAAGCAAAACTAA
- a CDS encoding fumarate hydratase, with protein sequence MSSKISRENFIRSVADLLRKAEIELPDDVVDALRKAEAREENEVAKSQLRAILKNIEIAKNHGVPMCQDTGIMIFFAELGTEFQPGFDLEAAIRNAVTLATMEIPLRPNAVDPLTRKNSGDNTGAGIPDIHWKFVPGKQLKVTVAPKGAGSENMSALRMFNPTEAGSIKNFVLETVINAGGMPCPPLTLGLGIGGSFDKAARLAKEALLEPLDTPMNEFEKGILDAVNSLGIGCMGLGGSTTALAVHVKTAHCHTASLPVAVNIQCWANRHASIVFGEEK encoded by the coding sequence TTGTCTTCAAAAATCAGTCGTGAAAACTTTATCCGGTCTGTTGCAGACCTCCTGCGAAAAGCAGAAATCGAGCTTCCTGATGATGTGGTGGATGCGCTAAGGAAAGCTGAAGCCAGAGAAGAAAATGAGGTTGCAAAATCCCAGCTACGGGCAATCCTGAAAAACATCGAGATTGCTAAAAATCATGGAGTCCCCATGTGCCAGGATACAGGCATCATGATCTTTTTTGCCGAGCTCGGAACTGAGTTTCAGCCAGGTTTTGACCTTGAGGCCGCGATAAGAAATGCGGTTACCCTCGCTACCATGGAAATTCCGCTTCGCCCCAATGCAGTTGACCCTCTGACCCGAAAAAACAGTGGGGACAATACAGGAGCAGGAATCCCGGATATTCACTGGAAATTTGTGCCCGGAAAGCAACTAAAAGTCACTGTTGCCCCAAAGGGGGCAGGTTCGGAAAATATGAGCGCCCTTCGGATGTTTAACCCGACTGAAGCAGGCAGTATCAAAAATTTTGTACTTGAGACCGTGATAAATGCCGGAGGTATGCCCTGTCCTCCCCTGACTCTGGGATTAGGGATAGGAGGCTCTTTTGACAAAGCAGCCAGGCTTGCAAAAGAAGCCCTGCTTGAGCCTCTTGATACCCCTATGAACGAGTTTGAGAAGGGAATCCTGGACGCGGTAAACTCTCTTGGAATCGGCTGTATGGGACTTGGAGGCAGCACAACCGCCCTTGCCGTACACGTAAAAACCGCTCACTGCCATACCGCTTCTCTTCCGGTTGCAGTAAATATCCAGTGCTGGGCAAACAGGCATGCTTCGATTGTATTCGGGGAGGAAAAATAA